From a region of the Myxococcus fulvus genome:
- a CDS encoding GAF domain-containing protein has protein sequence MAEITLNLVAVPKAQAYEELQQHVKAALAGIDDPIAGMATMSCLIHHAFGHLWTGFYRVVTPGKLLRVGPYQGTLGCLEIKFGKGVCGTAAEKGETQVVADVHAFPGHIACDARSASEIVVPVYGKNRELIAVLDIDSASKSTFDEVDRRELETMMRWFQE, from the coding sequence ATGGCGGAAATCACGCTGAACCTGGTCGCGGTTCCCAAGGCGCAGGCGTACGAGGAGCTTCAGCAGCACGTGAAGGCCGCGCTCGCCGGCATCGACGACCCCATCGCTGGCATGGCGACGATGAGCTGCCTCATCCACCACGCCTTCGGCCACTTGTGGACGGGCTTCTACCGGGTGGTGACGCCGGGCAAGCTGCTGCGCGTGGGCCCCTACCAGGGCACGCTGGGGTGCCTGGAGATCAAGTTCGGCAAGGGCGTGTGCGGCACGGCCGCGGAGAAGGGCGAGACGCAGGTGGTGGCGGACGTACACGCCTTCCCCGGGCACATCGCCTGTGACGCGCGCTCCGCGTCGGAGATCGTCGTGCCCGTGTACGGGAAGAACCGCGAGCTCATCGCCGTGCTGGACATCGACTCCGCGAGCAAGTCCACCTTCGACGAGGTGGACCGCCGCGAGCTCGAGACGATGATGCGCTGGTTCCAGGAGTAG
- a CDS encoding pseudouridine-5'-phosphate glycosidase, whose translation MDLRFSDEVRRALDSHQPVVALETSVVAQGLPYPDNLAAARACEEAIRRTGAVPAATAVVDGQVCIGLEDVQLRRLAEGKEKLLKLGSRDLAIAVATRATGGTTVSATCELAAAAGIRVFSTGGIGGVHRGASEHWDISQDIGALARFPVAVVCAGAKSVLDLPKTMELLETAGVPVIGVGTRELPSFHSRESGIQLEHSVGDVATAARIARARFETLGQGGVLYTVPPPEETALPRHEVELQIASTLAEAERQGIRGKDVTPFLLRELGTRTGGKTLKANLALLANNARFAGQLAVAYSRGD comes from the coding sequence ATGGACCTACGCTTTTCGGACGAGGTGCGTCGCGCCCTCGACTCGCACCAGCCCGTCGTCGCGCTCGAGACGAGTGTGGTGGCTCAGGGACTTCCCTATCCGGACAACCTCGCCGCGGCCCGCGCCTGTGAAGAGGCCATCCGCCGCACCGGCGCCGTGCCCGCCGCGACCGCCGTGGTCGATGGTCAGGTGTGCATCGGCCTGGAGGACGTGCAGCTGCGCCGGCTGGCCGAGGGCAAGGAGAAGCTCTTGAAGCTCGGCTCTCGTGACCTGGCCATCGCCGTGGCCACGCGCGCCACGGGCGGCACCACCGTCAGCGCCACGTGCGAGCTGGCCGCCGCGGCCGGCATCCGCGTCTTCTCCACGGGCGGCATCGGCGGCGTCCACCGGGGCGCCTCCGAGCACTGGGACATCTCGCAGGACATCGGCGCGTTGGCGCGCTTCCCCGTGGCCGTGGTGTGCGCGGGCGCCAAGTCCGTGCTGGATCTGCCCAAGACGATGGAGCTCCTGGAGACCGCGGGCGTGCCCGTCATCGGCGTGGGCACGCGCGAGCTGCCGTCCTTCCACAGCCGCGAGTCCGGCATCCAACTGGAGCACAGCGTGGGGGATGTGGCGACGGCCGCGCGCATCGCTCGGGCTCGCTTCGAGACGCTGGGGCAGGGCGGGGTGCTCTACACCGTGCCGCCGCCGGAGGAGACGGCGCTGCCCAGGCACGAGGTGGAGCTGCAGATCGCCTCCACGCTCGCGGAGGCGGAACGTCAGGGCATCCGTGGCAAGGACGTGACGCCGTTCCTGCTGCGCGAGCTGGGCACTCGCACGGGCGGCAAGACGCTCAAGGCCAACCTCGCGCTGCTCGCCAACAACGCCCGCTTCGCCGGACAGCTCGCCGTGGCCTACTCGCGCGGAGACTGA